One window of the Sphaerochaeta associata genome contains the following:
- a CDS encoding MFS transporter, protein MLLLILIYLAFISLGLPDGVLGSVWPVMRLELGLPLASAGLLGAVGSIGTVASALLSYRLINRFGTAKVTLVSVLMTSLALFGYSISSTLPALMLCAIPLGLGAGSVDSALNNYVALHYEARHMNWLHSFWGLGATSGPMVMALVLSLNLSYRAGYRTLAALQMLLVFALLASIPLFERPKQHDETVHKSSKAKGIKHKALPFALLGFFLYCALEVSTGLWAVSYLVEVKGLAATQAALYGSFFFLGITGGRILSGFVSMQLSNTKLIYIGLALCLVALFLLCISPLSFAGYSLLVLGLGCAPIFPSMIHETPRRFSIEASQRIIGLQMASAYAGSTLTPPLFGLLGSGIGLQWMPLMQLCILLLLFLCMLLLDRLTKVHTL, encoded by the coding sequence ATGCTGCTGCTCATACTCATCTACCTTGCGTTCATCAGTCTCGGCCTTCCAGACGGTGTCCTGGGAAGTGTCTGGCCGGTCATGCGTCTTGAACTGGGGCTTCCCTTGGCGAGTGCGGGTTTGCTGGGTGCCGTCGGTTCCATTGGGACGGTTGCATCGGCTCTGCTCAGCTACCGCCTGATAAACAGATTCGGAACAGCGAAAGTAACTCTTGTCAGTGTATTGATGACGTCCTTGGCTTTGTTCGGATATTCGATTTCCTCGACACTGCCGGCTCTCATGCTCTGTGCAATTCCGCTAGGTCTTGGAGCGGGTTCTGTTGACTCGGCGCTGAACAACTATGTGGCATTGCACTATGAGGCACGGCACATGAATTGGCTGCACTCCTTCTGGGGACTGGGTGCAACTTCAGGGCCTATGGTGATGGCTCTGGTTCTCTCCCTGAATCTGAGCTATAGGGCGGGGTACCGTACCCTTGCTGCGTTGCAGATGCTGTTGGTCTTTGCCTTGCTTGCCTCCATTCCCTTGTTTGAACGACCGAAACAACACGATGAAACGGTACACAAGAGCAGCAAGGCAAAAGGCATCAAGCACAAGGCCCTACCGTTTGCCCTGTTGGGTTTCTTCTTGTATTGCGCCTTGGAGGTGTCCACCGGCCTTTGGGCGGTAAGCTATCTCGTAGAGGTGAAAGGCCTGGCTGCGACCCAAGCCGCTCTGTACGGCTCGTTTTTCTTCCTGGGGATTACGGGGGGCAGAATTCTCAGCGGGTTTGTATCGATGCAACTTTCCAATACCAAGTTGATCTATATTGGTTTGGCGCTGTGTTTGGTCGCTTTGTTCCTGCTGTGTATATCTCCTCTCTCGTTTGCAGGGTATTCACTCCTGGTACTGGGATTGGGATGCGCTCCGATCTTTCCCAGCATGATACACGAGACACCCCGAAGATTCTCCATCGAGGCAAGTCAACGCATCATCGGCCTGCAGATGGCCTCGGCATATGCAGGAAGTACGCTGACTCCTCCACTGTTTGGTTTGCTGGGATCTGGGATCGGCTTGCAGTG
- a CDS encoding undecaprenyl-diphosphate phosphatase produces the protein MAEMLKALVLGIVQGITEWLPISSTGHLLLLDEVLHISLGDDARELFMVIIQLASILAVVVLYFSTLNPFTPHKDKQQRNATYLLWVKVLIATIPAGIAGVLLDDYMEAHLYRWPVIASALFAYGVLYLFLEKSSIGRASKRVTDLTSLTYRDAVMLGCFQMLALVPGTSRSGSTILGGIVIGLERQAAAQFSFFMAIPIMAGASLLKLLKLGFSYSVQEYVLLAVGFVSSFIVSLLCIKVLIAYVRKHDFSVFGIYRIALSIVVVAFFLTVGA, from the coding sequence ATGGCTGAGATGCTGAAAGCACTGGTATTGGGTATTGTACAGGGAATAACCGAGTGGCTGCCGATCAGCTCGACAGGCCATCTGCTGCTGCTGGACGAGGTGCTTCACATCAGTCTTGGCGACGATGCCAGGGAGCTCTTCATGGTCATCATCCAGCTTGCCTCCATTTTAGCTGTCGTCGTGCTCTATTTCTCTACGCTCAATCCCTTTACACCACATAAGGACAAGCAGCAGCGCAACGCAACCTACCTGCTTTGGGTAAAAGTCCTTATTGCTACCATACCCGCAGGGATCGCAGGGGTTTTGCTGGACGACTACATGGAGGCTCATCTGTATCGTTGGCCGGTGATTGCATCTGCCTTGTTTGCCTACGGGGTGCTTTATTTATTTTTGGAAAAGAGCAGCATTGGCAGGGCTTCAAAGCGGGTGACGGACCTTACATCGCTTACGTATAGGGATGCTGTGATGCTTGGCTGCTTCCAGATGCTTGCCTTGGTCCCCGGAACCAGCCGCTCCGGTTCAACCATACTGGGCGGGATCGTCATTGGCTTGGAACGGCAGGCAGCGGCCCAATTCTCTTTCTTCATGGCCATCCCGATTATGGCTGGAGCTTCTCTGTTGAAGCTGCTCAAGCTCGGTTTCTCCTATTCTGTACAGGAGTATGTCTTGCTCGCCGTAGGCTTTGTCAGTTCGTTCATCGTCTCTCTACTCTGTATCAAAGTCCTGATCGCCTATGTGCGCAAGCACGACTTCTCGGTCTTCGGCATCTACCGAATAGCCCTTTCCATCGTGGTTGTTGCCTTTTTTCTAACGGTGGGAGCCTAG
- a CDS encoding tRNA (cytidine(34)-2'-O)-methyltransferase — MALHIVLFEPEIPQNTGNIARTCAAVGATLHLVHPLGFSLSEKHLRRAGLDYWPLLTLCEYAHIDEFMERKGSENLFFFTTKARHSYTDVSYPEETYLVFGKESAGIPESILVNHQGTCVRIPMRSEARSLNLSNSVAIATYEYLRQAQFPQLSATGTLHRLSWKE, encoded by the coding sequence ATGGCTCTGCATATCGTCCTGTTTGAACCAGAAATACCACAGAACACCGGCAATATAGCCCGTACCTGCGCAGCAGTCGGGGCGACTTTGCATCTGGTCCATCCTTTGGGCTTCAGTCTCTCCGAGAAACACCTCAGGCGGGCAGGCCTCGACTACTGGCCGCTGTTGACGTTGTGCGAGTATGCTCACATCGATGAGTTCATGGAGCGGAAGGGATCTGAAAACCTTTTCTTCTTCACCACCAAGGCGCGGCATTCCTATACCGATGTCTCATACCCTGAAGAAACCTACCTGGTTTTCGGCAAGGAGAGCGCGGGCATCCCCGAATCCATTCTTGTCAATCACCAAGGCACCTGTGTACGCATTCCCATGCGTTCAGAGGCGCGCAGCTTGAACTTGTCCAACAGTGTGGCCATCGCGACCTACGAATATCTCAGGCAGGCACAGTTTCCCCAACTTAGCGCAACGGGAACGCTGCATCGCCTTTCCTGGAAGGAGTGA
- the proC gene encoding pyrroline-5-carboxylate reductase, whose product MQKLGIIGCGNMGGAIARSLPGKAIVYDSDPRKVEDLNKLADIEAASSLEDLLANVECILLAVKPQILPSLYPLLRKQQSSKKAWISIAAGVPLSVLAKELESEQVVRFMPNIAASQKAAVTAYAAHQNCSEEHIAYARSIAQSFGQAFALNENQFSAFIGISGSAIAFMLQFCHALSMGGVKGGIPYSQALEIVSATMNSTNALLSSSKSHPVELATMVCSAGGTTIEGMQALSEGAFDAVVMHAVQSSCEKSKAMEDRALLAQEISEKR is encoded by the coding sequence ATGCAGAAGCTCGGAATCATCGGATGCGGGAACATGGGGGGAGCAATCGCCCGAAGCCTTCCCGGCAAAGCGATTGTGTATGACAGCGACCCTCGCAAGGTGGAAGACCTCAACAAGCTCGCCGATATTGAAGCGGCATCCAGCCTAGAGGATCTGCTGGCAAACGTTGAGTGCATCCTGCTCGCCGTAAAGCCGCAGATACTCCCCTCCCTCTATCCCTTGCTGAGGAAGCAGCAAAGCAGTAAAAAGGCATGGATATCCATTGCAGCAGGAGTACCTCTTTCGGTCTTGGCGAAGGAGCTTGAAAGCGAACAGGTTGTTCGATTCATGCCCAATATCGCCGCATCCCAGAAAGCGGCGGTGACTGCATATGCAGCCCATCAAAACTGCTCTGAGGAGCATATCGCCTATGCAAGGAGCATTGCCCAGTCCTTCGGACAAGCCTTTGCACTGAACGAGAACCAGTTCTCCGCCTTCATCGGCATCAGCGGTTCGGCCATCGCCTTCATGCTTCAGTTCTGCCATGCACTGAGCATGGGAGGAGTCAAGGGAGGAATTCCCTATTCCCAGGCCCTCGAGATCGTCAGTGCTACGATGAACAGTACCAATGCCCTGCTCTCAAGCTCAAAGAGCCATCCAGTGGAGCTTGCCACCATGGTGTGCTCGGCCGGAGGAACCACCATCGAGGGCATGCAGGCACTTTCCGAAGGAGCTTTCGACGCGGTGGTCATGCATGCGGTACAATCGAGTTGTGAGAAATCAAAAGCGATGGAAGACAGGGCATTGCTTGCACAAGAAATTTCAGAGAAGAGGTGA
- the serS gene encoding serine--tRNA ligase: MIDLKELKSRRDEIERNIRVRNMNVDIDAIIELQERRSALMMEAESLRAKRNENAQKMKGKLDPQDRAVLIAEGKGLKESIASVEEQLNAAEQAFSEQARTIPNYAHPDAPVGKEDKDNTAIKFSGTIPRFTFKAKDHVQLGETLDLIDFDTATRVSGPKFYYLKREAVILQMALERYAMDIVIKHGFTPFITPDIAKEEILSGIGFNPRGEESNIYTIEGTGSCLVGTAEITLGGYYADQILEREQLPIKMAGLSHCFRREAGGAGQYSKGLYRVHQFSKLEMFIYCLPEQSDAYHQQLLAIEEEIFSGLGLAYRIVDTCTGDLGAPAYRKFDIEAWMPGRGENGEYGEVTSTSNCTDYQARSLSIRYRDENGKTQFVHMLNGTAIALSRAMVAILENYQTEDGSVLIPNSLVPYTGFTKIEARA; the protein is encoded by the coding sequence ATGATTGATTTGAAAGAGCTGAAAAGCAGACGTGATGAGATAGAGCGGAACATCCGTGTACGAAATATGAACGTCGATATCGATGCAATCATCGAGTTGCAGGAGCGACGTTCGGCCTTGATGATGGAAGCGGAGAGTCTGAGGGCGAAGCGCAATGAAAATGCCCAAAAAATGAAGGGTAAGCTTGATCCCCAGGACAGAGCGGTCCTTATCGCTGAAGGGAAAGGCTTGAAGGAGAGCATCGCATCGGTAGAAGAACAGCTGAATGCAGCCGAGCAGGCTTTCAGCGAACAAGCGCGGACCATACCCAACTACGCCCATCCCGATGCCCCGGTTGGAAAAGAGGACAAGGATAACACCGCCATCAAATTCTCAGGCACCATCCCTCGCTTCACCTTCAAGGCCAAGGACCATGTGCAGCTTGGGGAGACGTTGGACCTCATCGATTTCGACACCGCCACCAGGGTTTCCGGACCGAAATTCTATTACCTCAAGCGTGAGGCTGTCATTCTGCAGATGGCCCTGGAGCGATATGCCATGGACATCGTGATAAAACATGGTTTCACCCCTTTCATCACCCCGGATATCGCCAAGGAAGAGATTCTTTCGGGCATTGGTTTCAATCCCCGCGGCGAGGAGAGCAACATCTATACCATTGAAGGCACCGGGTCATGTCTGGTAGGGACTGCCGAGATTACCTTGGGCGGGTACTATGCCGACCAGATTCTCGAACGCGAACAGCTGCCGATCAAAATGGCAGGGCTCTCCCACTGTTTCCGTCGTGAAGCCGGTGGCGCCGGACAGTACTCCAAGGGTTTGTACCGAGTACACCAGTTCTCCAAGCTTGAGATGTTCATCTACTGCCTGCCCGAGCAATCGGATGCATACCACCAGCAGCTGCTGGCCATCGAAGAGGAGATTTTTTCCGGATTGGGACTTGCGTATCGCATCGTCGATACCTGTACCGGAGACCTGGGGGCTCCTGCGTATCGCAAATTTGACATCGAGGCCTGGATGCCTGGTCGCGGTGAGAACGGCGAATATGGCGAAGTAACCTCCACCAGCAACTGCACCGACTACCAAGCCCGCTCCCTCTCCATCCGATACCGTGATGAAAATGGGAAAACGCAGTTCGTCCATATGCTCAACGGAACGGCAATCGCCCTCAGTCGAGCCATGGTCGCCATCCTGGAAAACTACCAAACCGAGGATGGTTCGGTGCTCATTCCCAATTCCTTGGTGCCGTATACCGGTTTCACCAAGATCGAGGCAAGAGCCTGA
- a CDS encoding nicotinate phosphoribosyltransferase: MHTSALITDFYELTMMQGYYLNKHNPEVVFDMFYRTNPFEGGYVVFAGLHDLVDKLESLQFSDTDIEYLGGLGMFDPSFLEYLKTYRFNGDIFAIEEGTVVFPGEPLLRVHTNLIEAQLIEGLLLNTLNFQSLIATKASRMALASKRGSLMEFGLRRAQGNDGALSASRAAFIGGCQVTSNTLAGKTFNIPVAGTMAHSWIMSFPSELESFRTYARLYPDNAVLLIDTYDTLGSGIDNAIIVGLEQQKKGKSIGVRIDSGDLSYLPRVIRKKLDDAGLTDARIVVSNDLTEEIVQTLVHDEVPIDSWGIGTHLVTGGSQASLNGVYKLASKQKEDGSIVPTMKISNSFEKTTNPGIKQVYRFYDAEGGALADLVTLDNEQITAGRKYTFYHPFAEADFFEMQSDKYARCEPLLKMVMQEGRRLVEKPSLQQIQAYAQKSLETFHKSYLRQINPHIYKVSLSSKLKKLKMDLLVAQRRKTKEEQ; the protein is encoded by the coding sequence ATGCATACAAGCGCCTTGATAACCGATTTCTATGAATTGACCATGATGCAAGGGTATTACTTGAACAAGCACAACCCCGAGGTTGTCTTCGACATGTTTTACCGCACCAACCCCTTCGAGGGCGGCTACGTGGTGTTTGCCGGCCTGCACGACCTGGTCGACAAGCTTGAGTCCCTGCAATTCAGTGACACGGATATCGAGTATCTGGGCGGCTTGGGCATGTTCGACCCATCCTTTCTCGAGTATCTGAAGACTTACCGATTCAACGGTGATATTTTCGCCATCGAGGAGGGAACGGTGGTATTTCCCGGCGAGCCCCTGCTCAGGGTGCATACCAACCTCATCGAGGCCCAGCTCATCGAGGGCTTGCTGCTCAACACCTTGAATTTTCAAAGCCTGATAGCCACCAAAGCCTCCCGAATGGCACTGGCCAGCAAGCGCGGCAGCCTGATGGAATTCGGACTGAGGAGGGCGCAGGGAAACGACGGCGCGCTTTCGGCCAGCCGGGCCGCCTTCATCGGTGGCTGTCAGGTCACCAGCAATACGCTTGCGGGCAAGACCTTCAATATTCCGGTGGCCGGGACCATGGCTCACTCATGGATCATGAGCTTCCCCAGTGAATTGGAGTCCTTTCGTACGTATGCAAGACTCTATCCTGACAATGCAGTCCTGCTCATCGACACCTACGATACGCTGGGGTCGGGTATCGACAACGCCATCATCGTCGGTCTTGAGCAACAAAAGAAAGGAAAATCCATCGGAGTGCGCATAGACAGCGGAGACCTCTCCTACCTTCCACGGGTGATCAGGAAGAAACTCGATGACGCCGGCCTTACCGATGCAAGAATCGTGGTGTCAAACGACCTGACCGAAGAAATCGTACAAACATTGGTGCACGACGAAGTACCCATCGACAGCTGGGGAATCGGAACGCATCTGGTCACCGGCGGCAGCCAGGCTTCGCTGAACGGCGTCTACAAGCTTGCTTCCAAGCAGAAAGAGGATGGAAGCATCGTTCCTACGATGAAAATCTCCAACAGCTTCGAGAAAACCACAAACCCCGGAATCAAGCAGGTCTATCGATTCTATGATGCTGAAGGCGGGGCGTTGGCCGACCTTGTCACCCTGGATAACGAGCAAATTACTGCCGGTAGGAAGTACACCTTCTACCATCCTTTCGCCGAAGCCGATTTCTTTGAGATGCAAAGCGATAAATATGCACGGTGTGAACCGTTGCTGAAAATGGTCATGCAGGAAGGCAGGCGATTGGTCGAGAAACCGTCTCTGCAACAAATCCAGGCATACGCCCAGAAGAGCCTTGAAACGTTCCACAAGAGTTACTTGCGCCAGATTAATCCGCATATCTACAAGGTAAGCCTCTCGTCCAAACTTAAAAAGCTGAAAATGGACCTGTTGGTCGCCCAGCGCAGAAAGACCAAGGAAGAACAATAA
- a CDS encoding GyrI-like domain-containing protein has translation MRDYDVRRTLGSLYSPDKEPTLVQVPQQLFCIVDGEGKAEEESYELAVQLLFAMSNTLHAQFGRHRLYQSFTISPLECLWSPLEVENRQTWRWSAMIAQPEWLSEELFLQVRDQVAFKQGLYTGSAYLGLLEEGLCVTAMHTGSYEDEGATMERMQIFCDEHDLKRVGTSHREIYLDKNRHTQSELLRTVIRFPVAAL, from the coding sequence TTGCGCGACTATGATGTGAGAAGAACACTTGGTTCCCTCTACTCCCCCGACAAGGAACCCACTCTGGTTCAGGTTCCTCAACAGCTTTTCTGCATTGTCGATGGAGAAGGCAAGGCTGAGGAGGAATCGTATGAGCTGGCAGTCCAACTGCTCTTTGCAATGAGCAACACCTTGCATGCCCAGTTCGGCAGGCACCGGTTGTACCAAAGCTTTACCATTTCTCCGCTTGAGTGTCTGTGGTCGCCATTGGAGGTTGAGAACCGCCAAACCTGGCGTTGGTCTGCCATGATCGCCCAACCCGAGTGGCTCAGCGAGGAGCTTTTCCTTCAGGTGCGCGATCAGGTTGCCTTCAAGCAAGGCCTGTATACAGGTTCGGCTTACCTCGGTTTACTGGAGGAGGGCCTGTGTGTCACCGCGATGCATACAGGTTCCTACGAGGATGAAGGTGCAACCATGGAAAGGATGCAAATATTCTGCGATGAACACGACCTGAAAAGGGTCGGGACTTCGCACAGGGAAATCTATCTGGATAAAAACAGGCATACGCAATCCGAACTGCTGAGGACGGTCATCAGATTTCCCGTTGCAGCGCTGTAA
- a CDS encoding N-acetylmuramoyl-L-alanine amidase family protein, which translates to MKKVLALIGLLVVCALLSAASDPFAYPVKTVILDAGHGGHDPGTSYAWSFAGGTVYERDLTLDITKRLYALLAVSHPDLQLVMTRTDDTYLTLEERCAKAYSLPLRPQSSALFVSIHVNSAQAGEASGFEILTKAQNKRVTFLDEKTPIENISLFSSHSLLSLNRLLNHRNLVVASNFEKTLSERLITSRNRGVKERDIFVLNASRMPAVLVEVGFLTNEEDARNLVSPQYRQRVAQALATAVELCL; encoded by the coding sequence GTGAAGAAGGTTTTAGCGTTGATAGGCTTGCTTGTGGTGTGCGCCCTGCTTTCTGCCGCTTCCGATCCCTTTGCCTATCCGGTGAAAACTGTCATTCTGGATGCCGGACATGGTGGTCACGATCCGGGAACCTCCTATGCATGGAGCTTTGCAGGAGGAACGGTCTATGAGCGCGACCTTACACTGGACATCACCAAGCGCCTGTATGCGTTGTTGGCCGTCTCTCACCCTGATCTGCAGTTAGTCATGACTCGGACCGACGATACCTACCTCACCTTGGAAGAACGTTGCGCCAAAGCATACTCCCTTCCTCTCAGACCGCAAAGCAGCGCTCTCTTTGTTTCCATCCACGTCAACAGCGCCCAGGCCGGGGAGGCCTCAGGATTTGAGATTCTTACCAAGGCTCAGAACAAGCGCGTGACTTTTCTCGACGAGAAAACACCGATTGAGAACATAAGCCTTTTCTCATCACATTCACTGCTCTCGCTCAACCGATTGCTCAATCATCGTAATCTTGTAGTGGCTTCCAACTTTGAGAAGACCTTGTCCGAAAGGCTGATCACCAGTCGAAATCGGGGGGTAAAGGAGCGGGACATTTTTGTTCTGAATGCCAGTAGAATGCCGGCGGTCTTGGTGGAAGTGGGTTTCCTGACGAACGAGGAGGATGCGCGCAACCTTGTTTCACCCCAATACCGTCAGCGTGTAGCACAGGCTTTGGCAACAGCCGTCGAGCTTTGCCTCTGA
- the proB gene encoding glutamate 5-kinase: MSRELQDVKRIVLKVGTNLLSSKDGIDELCIDSIVEQIALLMQKNYQVLLVTSGAIGMGAKELHLKGPVKQVAMRQACASIGQLLLMSSYRRAFKKHGLVCSQILLTRKDLNNRHTYVNLRNSVFTLLELGVIPIFNENDVVSTAEIGSAFGDNDRMSAMVASKIDADLLIILTDIPGLYTADPKKDSKAELLSEIEVLDEDILAYAGGAGSTYSTGGMKTKLLAAKIAAVAGCATIIASGYEKNALLRLMEAETLGTYIHPAKRLSQRERWILNNSHQGSIEVDDGAKQALLSKKSLLPKGVVRVHGVFSEGDVIQVCSADGKPFAKAVPYLNSTDIASVAGHSSKDIQRILGTGYKDMIFRPEDLVLLDDVE; the protein is encoded by the coding sequence ATGAGCCGTGAGTTGCAGGATGTAAAGCGTATAGTGCTGAAAGTGGGTACCAACCTGCTCAGTTCAAAAGACGGTATCGACGAGCTCTGCATCGACTCAATCGTCGAGCAGATCGCCCTTTTGATGCAGAAGAACTACCAAGTGCTCTTGGTGACCAGCGGAGCCATCGGCATGGGTGCGAAGGAGTTGCATCTGAAGGGCCCGGTCAAGCAGGTTGCCATGCGTCAGGCCTGCGCCTCCATCGGGCAGCTGCTTCTGATGTCCAGCTACCGCAGGGCATTCAAGAAGCATGGTCTGGTATGTTCGCAGATTCTGCTTACCCGCAAGGATCTGAACAACCGTCATACCTATGTGAACCTGCGCAATAGTGTTTTCACGCTTTTGGAGCTGGGGGTTATACCCATTTTCAATGAGAACGACGTGGTCAGCACTGCAGAAATCGGTTCGGCCTTCGGGGACAATGACCGTATGAGCGCCATGGTTGCAAGCAAAATTGATGCCGATCTTTTGATCATACTCACCGATATCCCGGGGCTGTATACCGCCGATCCGAAAAAGGACAGCAAGGCTGAACTTCTCTCGGAGATCGAGGTGTTGGATGAGGACATCCTCGCGTATGCAGGAGGGGCGGGCTCGACGTATTCAACCGGTGGTATGAAGACCAAGCTGCTCGCCGCCAAAATCGCGGCGGTTGCCGGCTGTGCAACCATCATCGCCAGCGGGTATGAGAAGAATGCCTTGCTCAGGCTGATGGAGGCGGAAACGCTGGGAACCTATATTCATCCGGCCAAACGGCTCAGCCAACGTGAGCGTTGGATTCTCAACAACTCCCACCAGGGCTCCATCGAGGTTGATGATGGTGCGAAACAAGCCCTGCTCTCCAAGAAGAGCCTGCTGCCCAAAGGGGTGGTTCGGGTGCATGGGGTTTTCTCCGAAGGAGATGTGATTCAGGTGTGCTCTGCTGACGGGAAGCCGTTCGCCAAGGCTGTGCCCTATCTGAACAGTACCGATATTGCAAGTGTTGCCGGGCACAGCAGCAAGGATATCCAACGGATTCTGGGAACCGGTTACAAGGACATGATTTTCCGTCCTGAGGATTTGGTGTTGCTCGACGATGTTGAATAA